Genomic DNA from Myxococcales bacterium:
GCTGTACCGTGTGGCGCACAATCACTTGGTAAGTCAGCTTCGTAGCCATGTTCGCCAAGATCGTTTGGCCCGTGAACACGCACTTGAAAACGATGTGGCCACGACCGACGCCGCATCCACTAGCGACGCTACCGACGAGCTTCTGCAAATGCTGTTCGTCGCGTGCGACGAGTCGATTCCCATCGAATCACAGCTTGTCTTTGCGCTGAAAACGCTTTGCGGTTTCGACATCAAAGAAATTGCCGACCGACTCTTCATCTCGGAGGCGAACGCATACAAGCGCTTTGGTCGAGCGAAAGAGCATCTTCGCAACAAACCGTCGATGTTTGAGATTGGGGCACCAGAATATCACCGGCGGCTACCAACCGTTCACGCAGTCATCTACCTGCTGTTCACCGAAGGCTACCTGTCGTCTCACCCCGTTGCCGCCATTCGAAAAGAGCTTTGCGACGAGGCCATAAGGCTTGGGACGCTTTTGACGCAGCGACCTGCAGGACAAACCCCAGAGACCTACGCACTGCTGGCGCTCATGACTTTGCATTCATCGCGCGAGAAAGCGCGGCAAGACGCGACCGGTGGCCTGGTGCTTCTGGAGGAACAAAATCGAGCTCTGTGGGACCAAGAAAAGATTGCACTCGGACTTGCCTGGTTGGCGAAATCTGCCGAGGGCGATGTGTTTACTCGCTATCACGCGGAGGCAGGCGTTGCCGCAGAGCATTGCCTCGCTCAATCACTGCAGGAAACCAACTGGGAGCGCGTCGTTGAGTGTTACATGCTACTGGAGCGAATTGCCCCCTCTCCGCTGCCTGCGCTCAATCGAGCGCTCGCGACCGCAGAATGGAAGAGTCCACGACATGGATTGGCTCTTTTGGATGGGCTTGTGCCGCCTACCTGGCTTGAGGGATCTTACGTTTGGTCAGCGACTCTATCCGACTTGCATCGACGTTGCGGGAATAAAGAGCTTGCGTTTAGACATCGCGAACTTGCCCTTCACCTCGCCCCAACAGATGCGGTAAAAAACGCGCTCGGGCGACGCCTGCGGCAGGAGAACGACTACAGCAGCCAGAGCGCTTTTTCTGCAGTCTCCTGAAAGCTATCTCGACCACAGTATGGTTTTCCATATATTCAAGTCGTGAATCGATCGGTCGACACGGTCGATGGCTGGGTCGTTGAGCACATCAACCGCGGTATCTGCCACTGAATCGCTTACAAGCAAACGCCTGCCTCCGGAGATTCCGGCAGTTGAGCGGGTTCGGGTTGTTCAGGGCGGCGAGGGCCCTTGGTCCACTGAATAGCGTATTGGTGTACGCCGGCCTCTGGAGAATCCAGCAGTTGGGTGGGTTGTTCGGGTGCTGCCGGGCGGGCGCGTTCCACACGAGCCAATTCTCCAGATTGTTAATTGTTTCGACCGGTTAACGTAACTCACTTCACGCTAGACTGGCAGCCAGATCCGAGGTACATTTACTAGGTATAACTAATTATACACCTATGTCTAGAACCATCGAGACGAAGCTCGAAGCAACGCAAGCCCTTGTTCGCAAACAAGGTGTGCTGCGTGCTCGCGACCTTTCGTCCCGGGGCATTCCTCGTAGCTACCTTAGACGTCTTCAAGATCAGGGAGCTATCGAAAAGCTCGGCCCAGGACTCTACGCAGATGCGAAATTTGAACCGACAGCGAACCATTCGCTTGTTGAAGCGAGCGTACGTGTTCCGCACGGTGTTATTTGTCTTCTCTCCGCGCTGCGTTTCCACGGCCTAACGACCCAAGCACCTTTTCAAGTGTGGCTCGCGATAGACATTCACGCGTGGAGGCCCAAGCAAAGTAGCCCACCACTGCGCATCGTACACATGGGCGAAGCTGCACTGAAAGCAGGCGTTGAAACGCACAAAATGGAGAACGTTGATGTGCCGGTATTCAGCGCGGCAAAAACAGTGGCCGACTGCTTCAAGTATCGAAACAAGATCGGCCTCGACGTTGCCCTTGAAGCTCTGAAAGAATTTCGCGCATCCAAGAAGTGGAGCCACGACGAGCTCTGGCGTCACGCAAAGCTTTGCCGAGTCGCCAATGTCATGCGCCCATACCTTGAGGCACTCGCATGACAATAGCGAAAAATATCGAAGCGTCCGTTCGGCAGCGGCTGCTCAACTTGTCAAAAGAGAGAGGCGAAGATTTTGGACTTGTACTTTCGCGTTTCGCGATCGAACGCCTTTTGTTTCGGATTGCGACTTCGCCGCACAAGGGCAAGTTCATCCTTAAGGGCGCTACGCTGTTTACGGTTTGGTCTGGAACACCGCATCGAGCGACGAGAGACCTCGACCTGCTGGGCTTCGGTGACAATTCGCCCGATGAGCTGACGCGTACCTTTCGTGGGATTTGCATGGTAGCCACGGTGCAGGACGGCCTGAAGTTTGACGATAAAAGCGTGAGCGCCGCGCCCATCCGCGAAGACAACATCTACGGAGGCATTCGAATCACGCTGGTGGCAAAGCTCGGCACAACACGCATTCCTGTACAGGTCGACGTTGGTTTTGGCGATGACCTTGTGCCGAACCCGTCCGAGGTGACGTTGCCCGCACTGCTGGAGTTCCCGGCACCAGTGCTCCGCGCCTACGCCAAAGAAACCGTCATCGCTGAAAAGTTTCACGCGATGGTCGTCC
This window encodes:
- a CDS encoding sigma-70 family RNA polymerase sigma factor, translating into MPRPCASRLWRRSHRNSYPLNSVGLVEHFFRHEYGRICALLSCRFGVQHINVVEDAVQSALLTAIQSWGVGFVPDNPSAWLYRVAHNHLVSQLRSHVRQDRLAREHALENDVATTDAASTSDATDELLQMLFVACDESIPIESQLVFALKTLCGFDIKEIADRLFISEANAYKRFGRAKEHLRNKPSMFEIGAPEYHRRLPTVHAVIYLLFTEGYLSSHPVAAIRKELCDEAIRLGTLLTQRPAGQTPETYALLALMTLHSSREKARQDATGGLVLLEEQNRALWDQEKIALGLAWLAKSAEGDVFTRYHAEAGVAAEHCLAQSLQETNWERVVECYMLLERIAPSPLPALNRALATAEWKSPRHGLALLDGLVPPTWLEGSYVWSATLSDLHRRCGNKELAFRHRELALHLAPTDAVKNALGRRLRQENDYSSQSAFSAVS
- a CDS encoding type IV toxin-antitoxin system AbiEi family antitoxin domain-containing protein, which produces MSRTIETKLEATQALVRKQGVLRARDLSSRGIPRSYLRRLQDQGAIEKLGPGLYADAKFEPTANHSLVEASVRVPHGVICLLSALRFHGLTTQAPFQVWLAIDIHAWRPKQSSPPLRIVHMGEAALKAGVETHKMENVDVPVFSAAKTVADCFKYRNKIGLDVALEALKEFRASKKWSHDELWRHAKLCRVANVMRPYLEALA
- a CDS encoding nucleotidyl transferase AbiEii/AbiGii toxin family protein, whose translation is MTIAKNIEASVRQRLLNLSKERGEDFGLVLSRFAIERLLFRIATSPHKGKFILKGATLFTVWSGTPHRATRDLDLLGFGDNSPDELTRTFRGICMVATVQDGLKFDDKSVSAAPIREDNIYGGIRITLVAKLGTTRIPVQVDVGFGDDLVPNPSEVTLPALLEFPAPVLRAYAKETVIAEKFHAMVVLGMSNSRMKDFFDIAWLAEHFDFDEAVLRSAIESTFNRRSTPIPETTPLCLTDEFFADAAKQRQWHAFTNRIAQPSVSFEEVVRQISHFLGVLLSPKQARKWIVGGPWRSE